Within Leptospira dzoumogneensis, the genomic segment TTCTTCTATTCATTAGGAGGCATCAGTAATTTTCCTGACTCGTTTGTATTAAAGAGATCTAGAAACCCTTTACTCTTTATCATATTAAAAGGTGTGATCAACTCTAACAGGCACTTAAGAGCGATGACTAGAAACACTGTGAGTCTAACCGGTATAGATAGTCATCCGATCGGAATGAATGTGATCACTTCTGAGACAACAGGTTCATTAGACATTCGTATTCTTCCGGGACAAGATGAGAAAAAGATCTTTGAAGAAGTAAAAGCACTCGGGGAAAAATACGGAGTAGAAGTCAGCGCTCGTCACTTAGAGTCGGGAAGCATTTCTCCAATGGATGGATTACTCTTCCGAGTTCTTGCTGGAACTGTGACTGCAGTGGAGCCTGGATCGATCGCAACTCCATTCTTATCACCTGGAACTACAGACAGTTCTTATCTTAGACAGATCGGATTAAAATGTTATGGACTCATTCCTGCATTACTTTCCTCGGAGGAGATAGATGGTATTCATGGTAAGAATGAGAGCATGAGTATTCCTCAGCTCAAGATGGGAATTGAAATTTTATTCAAGTCCATCATAGAATACAATCACCAAGTCGCAAAGTAGAATGACAGAAACAGAGACAAGCCATCCGGACTTCAATCATGATCCGGATGGGATCCAAGCCGCGGTTAAATATAGATTTTCAAAAGACGCAGAACAGATCCTTCCCTTATTCGATTGGGAACTTGTCTCTTCATTCTTAACCTTCCTAAAAGAAAAGAACCAAGCAGGCGGTTTTTTTTCTAAAAGAGATACAAACGAGATCTTAGATCGTCATGTATTAGAGTCCATCTTTCATATTTATAAGATCCGTTCCATCGTTGGATCGTTTAACAGTATGAAGGTGGGAGATGCCGGGACAGGTCCAGGCATACCTGGCTTCTTCTTTCGTTGTTTAATAGAGAAGGAAAGGCCTAAACTAGTCCTATTAGATTCACAAAGAAGAAAACTCTCTCACACAGAAACGTTTGTGAAAGAAAACAAAATCACAGGGGTTGATTTCCTTTTTGCAAGGGCGGAGGACTGGAAAACTGACTGGAATTTAGGTGTTTCTAGGGGGTTTGTACCCTATCCTTGGAGCGCAGAAGTCTTAAGTAGATGTATTATAAAAGGAGGATATTATGTCCCTTTTATCGGGAAAGACGAGTTTGATGCAAAGATTGAAAAGAAGATCTTAACTGATAGTGGCTTTGAAGTTCTTAAGACTGTATTTTTATCTGAACTTGAATTTTTAGGCATGCGACATATTAAAGTCTTGAAAAAGGTCGGATCGGCAAGGCAAGGTATTCCTAGAGCTTGGAAGCTTCTCGAAAAGGAGAGCAAAGAATTCTATGGGAAAGATCGTATCCATTAGTAATCAAAAAGGCGGCGTAGGCAAGACTACTACCTCCATCAATCTTGCGGCAAATCTAGCTGCGATTGGTAAAAAAGTTTTAATCGTAGATTTTGATCCGCAAGGCAACTCGGGATCCGGTTTAGGATTCGAGATCAATACTCTCCAAAATACTTCTTATGAACTTTTGATCGGAGAATCTTCCGCTGCGGAATGTATTAAAAGAACCGATATCGAAAATCTTCATATCATTCCTTCTAATATCAATTTGTCCGGTGCGGAAGCCGACTTATTGGGAGAAGAAAATCGTGAGTATCGTTTAAAAGATGCGATCGGTCATTTAAGAACTGAGTATGATTATATACTGATCGATTGTCCTCCTTCTCTTGGCGTTCTTACTATCAATGCATTGTCTGCGGCTGATAGTGTGATGATCACTCTTCAAACCGAATATTTCGCTTTGGAAGGACTGACCCAGCTAATGAAGATCATTTCTTTGGTTCAGGAAAAATTAAATCCTTCTCTCGAGCTCGAAGGCGTTCTGCTTACCATGTTCGATAAGAGAACCAATCTTGCTCAACAAGTTGCAGAAGATGTTAAGTCTTACTTTAAAGAAAAAGTATATACTACGGTTATTCCAAGAAACATCAAACTTTCGGAAGCTCCTTCTTTCGGTAAGTCCATTCTTTCCTATGATCCGGACGGGATCGGTGCTCAAAGTTACAGAAGTCTAGCATTAGAAGTTGCCGGTAAAAATTAATGAGTGCCAGCGCAAAACCGAAAGCATTAGGAAGGGGACTCGGGAATTTAATTCCTGTTTCGGAGGAAAAATCTTTCAAGGAAGCAGGCGGAGAAGGTTCGCTCAGAGAGGTAAAACTTTCAGAGATCCGTCCCAATCCTGACCAACCAAGAAGAACTTTTAATGAAGAATCATTGCGCGAACTTGCAGAGACCATCAAGGCTCACGGAGTTATCCAACCGATAGTTGTTAAAGACACCGGTTCCGGATATGAGATCATCTCCGGAGAAAGAAGATACCGTGCATGTAAAATTGCAGGCTTCGTAAAAATCCCTGTCGTAGTTAAAAAAGCAAATGTGCAGCAAACTTTGGAAATGGCCCTTATCGAAAATATCCAAAGAGAAAATCTAAATCCGATCGAAGAGGCTTTGGCTTACAAAACTCTTTCTGAAAAATCCGGATTAAAGATCACTGATATTGCATCTAGAGTCGGTAAGAACAGAGCGACCGTATCCAACTTAATTCGTCTTTTACAATTGCCTGATTCAGTTATGGATCTGGTTAAGAATGGTAGAATATCCGAAGGTCATGCAAGACCTCTTCTATCCATTGCGGATCGTAAAAAATCAGAACAGCTCGCTTACCAAATTGCAGAGAAAGGTTTAACAGTTCGCCAAGTAGAAGATATAGTTGCAAACTTAACGGAAGAAGCTCCAGTCAGAGAGAAGAAAAAATCCAAACGTAAAGAAGTGGATATTGTAGAACTTGAGAACAAGTTCCGCAAAAAATATTCTATGAAAGTGGATATCACACATAATTCTTCTTCCGGAAAAGGAAAACTCAGTATTGCTTATCCAAGCTTGGATGCTTTACAAAAAGTTTTAGATGCCCTAGGATTATAACCCGCTAAAGAATATTAGTTATCAGAATTAGCCTATGAGTTCAAACGATTCGGAATTCTATTATACTCTAAGAGTACGCTATTCCGAGATAGATGCGCAAGCAGTAGTATTCAACGCACATTATCTCACTTACTTTGATACCGCTTTGAACGAGTACATGAGATTTTTAAAGTACGACTATAAGGGCGAATTAGAGAAGAATGGTCTAGACTTTGTAGTCACTCGCTCTTTGATCGAATATAAATCGCCTGCAAGATTTGACGAAGAACTAAAAATTTATGTGAAAGCAGGAGAGATCAAACCTGCTAGTATTCTTTGGAATATCCAAGTTCGAAAAGGTTCGGATGATACTTTAGTTTGTAATGGAGAATTGACCTGGGCATTTTTGGTATTGGAATCCAGAAAGCCAGCAAAACTACCGGAAGTATTTAAGAACTTAAGTTCTAAGAACTGATCAATTCATCAGGTCTACTAATAGACCACGAATATCTTCCATTCTTTTCATCAGATCAAAAGTAGAATTCTCAGGATGAATGATAAAGTCCGCTAAAGTTTGGATCTTATCATCTACTATCTGAACTACTTGGTAAACTTTCTCGGATCCGCCGCGGGCGCGAGTGCGTAAAGTTTCCAAACTTGTATTTCTATCTAGAACTTCTTTCAAGATCCCTTGAACGATCCTTTTATAAACTTCCAGATTTGAGTAAGTAGGAGATTTTAGAAAATTTCTCTCTGCATCAGGAAGATCTCTAAGCAAAGAATTTAGATCTCTTGTTCTTTCCTGGTTATAAGGAAGTAGATGTTCTACTAAATCGAAAAATTCACTTTTAGAATCAGGTATCTGGGAATCTGATACTGAACTAGGAACAGGTTGATATATAGAAGCACTTAGGGAAAGTCCGAAGTCTCTTTTTTTACGTGATTCTGTGCGAGGGTCTTTTTGCTGAGATTGGATCTTCAATGAGTGGTCGGGTTAATCTTACAATTTCCCTCGAATTGTACTCCCTCTTCCATAACTACCTTTGGAGTGATAATATCACCTTTCATACGGCAGCTTGCGAGTAGAGTCACTCGTTCCGACGCGAATATATTCCCATTAATTTCACCGCCGGCGACGACAATACGAGCTTTAATATCCGTATCGACGATTCCGGTCTTTCCAATTAGGACTTTTCCGTCGGTTTTTATGGTTCCCCTAAAAATACCGTCAATACGTAGAAGCCCGGAAAGTTTGAAGTCTCCGCTGAATTCGGCGCCTTCGCCGATGATGCTATTTACCGCTAATTGCTCTTCTGTATGGGCCATCAGTCTTGGATCTGGTTCAAGAATGCAAACGGATCGATCGCTCTGGTGCCCACATGAATTTCATAATGAAGACTGTATTGAGGACTGTTTTCCGATTTTCCAACGAAACCTAATACTTCGTTTTTGGAAATTTGCTGATTCGCTTTCACTTTTACACGATCCAGATTAGAGTAAATCGTTTTCCAACCGAACTTGTGAGCTACTTTTACGAAATATCCGGTGTTACGAGTGTATCCGATCTCGTAAACTGTACCAGGTGCAGTTGCCACTACTTCTGATCCAGGGAAAGCTCCGATATCCAATCCGTTGTTGAAGTCCCTGCGAGCGGTAACCGGATTCAGATATTCTCCATAAGGATAAAGAACATATCCTTTTACCGGCCAGACAGACGGGGTTTGACGGATTAGATTTTTACGTTTTTTTAATATACTTATGATTTCTTGAGTAAGTTCGTTCGCTACTTTAAGATTATGAACATCTTCTTTCAGTCGGAATACTTCTGCGCCCGGTGCTAAATTTTTATCGGAACCAAGAGAAAGTTTTTCTGCTCCACCGATCCCTTTTGCAACTTTGGAATTGTCTCCGGTCAATCTTCCGTAAAGAGCGCCTACATGATTGTGATAGTACTCAACATGCTCGTGAAGACCGTTGATCTCTTCTTTCATTTTTGCGGACTGACGAATGAAGTCTTGGTTGGATAAGTTCAACTCTGTAAGTTGGTGAATGGATCCTGAATGACTAAGAACGTTGATAGAGCTGATAAGAAGAAGGACCAGAATTGTCCCGATGAAGATGGTGATTGCTCTGTAAGAGATATGAAAGTTGATCGTCTTTTGTTCGGAGTGAGGGATCACCATGACGGTGAGACGTTCTTTACCCTTCTTATTCCAATTTGCTATTTTGATATCTAGCTTAAGCTTCAGATCTTGGTATTTGTATCTGAGCCTATAATAAAGTAGTGCAAGATAGGATTTAAGATTCAAGCTATTATGTCCCAAACCAACGAGTTTCCCCGTTCCGTAGTTATGCTGTAAGGATTCTAAAAAATTCTCTTTTCAGTCAATACAAATCACGAAAACTGCCTTTTAAAAGCCGTTTTCATATGTACTCCATCATCGACACACATTGCCACTTAGATATAATACAAGAGCAAGGGCAGGATATTGCAGAATCTATAAAAAAAGCAAAAGAATCCGGTATAAAAAAGATCGTCCAGATCGGTATCGACCTTGAGAGTTCAATTAGAGCGAAAGGTTTATCTGAAAAATTTTCAGATGAAGAGATAGAAATATTTTATTCGATCGGTTGCCATCCGACTGAAACTCATGAATTTCCTAAAAAAGAAGAAATTTTGACATTAGTCAAAGAAAACGTTACGGACCGAAAGTTATCTGCGATTGGAGAGATCGGATTAGATTATTATCACGATGCTTCGACTAAGGCGTATCAGGCGGACGTGCTGCATTCTTTCTTAGAAGCTTCCGGTCAGTATTCGCTTCCTGTAGTGATCCATTCAAGAGATGCTGCAGAAGATACGGTTTCTATCTTAAAAGAACATAGAGACAAGGCATTTGGAGTGATCCATTGTTTTACTTATGATTATCCAACGGCGAAGAAGTTAGTGGATCTAGGATATTATATTTCCTTTTCGGGAATAGTCGCTTTTAAGAATGCAAGAGATATCCAAGAAGCCGCCGAAAAACTTCCGTTAGAAAGTATGCTCATCGAAACAGATGCACCTTTTCTTGCACCGCCTCCTTTCAGGGGAAAAAGAAATGAGCCATCCTATACTAAATTCGTTTTAGAAAAAATGTTCTCACTTAGAAAAGAATCTAACTCCGAAGTGGAAAAAACTTTGTATAATAATTCCTTAAAATTCACGCAAAGGAAGGCGTATCATCATGATTGATCTAAAATATATTACCGATAACACTGAAGAATTAAAATCTAATCTGGAACTAAGAGGCTTTAAAGACCTCGCTGTTTTGGACCAACTTGCAGATATCATCCAAAAGAAAAAAGTCCTCCAAAAGGAAGCGGATGTATTCCGTGAGGAAAGAAATAAAGCAAGTAAAGAGATAGGAAAGGTAAAACAAGCAGGCGGAGATATTGCTGCCGCTTCTGCCGCCGTAAAAGAGATCGGAGATAAGATCAAAAAGATAGAAGATGATCTTGAATCTCTCGAATCCAAACTGCTCGAAATCAATTTAGGTCTCCCTAATATTCTAGATAAAGATGTTCCTGTAGGTAAAAACGAACATGATAATAAAGTTTTGTATGAAGTAGGAGAAGTCCGAGACTATAAATTTACTCCTAAACCTCATTTTGAATTGGGAGAGGCATTAGGCTGGTTCAATTTCGAGAAGGGAACAAAACTCGCAGGTGCCAGAGCCTACACTTATTTCGGCCTAGGCGCTAAATTAGAAAGAGCACTTGCAAATCTAATGCTTGAAACTCACACGACTGAACATGGTTATACAGAAGTTTGGGTACCTGTTATGGTAAACGACGAATGTATGACTACTACGGGACAATATCCTAAATTTAAGGACGAGTATTATAGATTAGAAAGAGATGAACTCAATCTTATCCCTACTGCAGAAGTTCCTCTAACGAACTTATACAGGGACGAGATCATTCCTGAAGGTTCCCTGCCTATTTCTATCACTGCTCATAGCTCTTGTTTTAGAAGAGAAGCAGGTTCCTATGGAAAGGATACAAGAGGTCTGGTTCGAGTTCACCAATTCCAAAAAGTAGAACTTGTGAAGTTTGCTCGCCCAGAAGATTCAGAAGAAGAGCATAAAAAGATGCTTTCTCATGCGGAGAATATCCTAAAAAAATTAGGGATACGATACAGAGTGATGTTATTATGCAGCGGTGATATTTCGGCTGCTTCTTCCAAAACTTATGATTTGGAAGTTTGGATGCCTGGTCTGAATCGTTGGATGGAAATTTCTTCCGTTTCTAACTTCAAGGATTTTCAGGCAAGACGTGGTAAGATCCGCTACAAATCCAAAGAAGGCAAAAACCAATTGGTCCATACATTGAACGGTTCCGGTTTGGCGATCGGTAGGACCTTGGCCGCAGTTATAGAAACGTATCAAAAAGAAGACGGGACTATAGACTTCCCGGAAGCTTTGAAAAAATATCTCTGATTTTTTCTTCGAAAAAGTATCAGGTTTTTCTCTAAAAGACAGATAGTTAGAGTATGGCTTCTAAAATCCATACTCTATCTTCTTTTTCTATCAAGATCATTTCCGTCTTACTTTATTATTTCATATTTGCTGGATTTTCAGTATCCGGCGCGGAAGACTCCTCTTCAAAAGGAAAGGTTTCTCCTTTAAAAGGAGAGATTAACACTTCTTTAAACGAGTTCGGGATCAGTCTTTCGGAAGATGGTAATACTCTTTATTATTATTCCAAACGTAGGAATTCCAATTACTCGGATCTGTACAAATCTGTAAAAACAAAAGATGGCTGGAGTTCGGGTGTAGAAGTTTCCGAATTAAATTCTCAATTCGACGATCAAAGTCCTTTCGTTATAGAAAATGAGAAGGCGATCATCTTCTCTTCTAATCGAGACGGAAGTATAGAATTCAAATTAGGCAACGGCAAGATAGGAGTCTCAAGAGATCTTTACTTCGCCACTTTGAAAGATGGGGCTTGGGACAAAGCCACTAGACTTCCTCAAGAAGTAAACACTCCTGCAATCGAAGAGAATCCTTTTTTAGCGGGAAGTTATTTATTCTTCACTCGCTATCCATTCGGAAAAGTTGCCGAGTCTGATATTTATATTTCAGAATATAAGGACGGCTCTTGGAGAAAAGCGATCCGTATGGAAAGCCCTGTAAATACGGAACATGCCGAGATAGCTGCCACTTTGAGTAGAGATAGTAAGTATCTGTATTTTTCTTCCAATCGTCCGGGCGGTTACGGTGGATTAGATATTTATAAAGTAGAGATCAAGGAAGACGGGACCTTCTCCCCTGCAGTTAACCTTGGACCGGTCATCAATTCCCCCGGCGACGAAGCATTCTATACTGAAACTCCTGACGGTAAAAATGCATACTTTTGCAGGTTGGAAAAAGAAGGTGGGAATTACGATATCTACGAATTTTCAGTGAATGAATGGGAAGAATTGAAGAAGAATAAAAAGATCTCCTTGGAATCCATTCATTTTAGGACCGGCTCTTTCGAGATCGAAGAAGAGTCTTTTGAAATTTTAGATAGATTGGTTGCCTTCTTAAATGAAAACCCTTCCATAAAACTGAAAATCACAGGCCATACTGATTTACATGGAGATCCGAACGACAATTTGGAATTAAGCCGAAATCGGGCCGGGGCAGTTAAGGACTATTTGGTCAAAAAAGGAATTTCTACGGGTAGATTTTCCACGGATGGAAAGGGAAGTAAGGAACCGATTTATCCAGAAAAAAACCCGGAAACGGACCGTAAAAATCGAAGGACTGAATTTCAAATTTTAGAATAGACTAAAAACTCCTTTAACAACCGGAAGATGCCGATAACTTAGGTATCATGAAAATGCGGAAGCAGTTTCAGTCGGCATTCCTTTCGGTTTTTGTCCTTTTTATCTCTCTAGACTTATACTCTCAAACCAAAGCTATGCCTTCCAGATTGGACTTAGTCCTTTCTAAAAAGGAGTTAGTGGTCGGGGTCAATCGAGTTTACGAACCTTTTTATATCCAAGATCCTAAAGACAGTTTTCCGGGTTTCGATATGGAACTTGCGAAACTATATGCGGATTATTTAGGAGTCGCGCTCAAAGTAAAACCTCTCAAAACTTTCCGCCAATTTTCTGATGAGATTGCGGCCGGTACGATAGACATTGCGATGGCTGGAATGTCCACGGATCTAAGCCGTGGAAAAACAGTGACCTTCTCAGATCCGTATCTACTTACGACTCCTGCAGGTCTTGTTAATAAACGTTCTCTTCCTCCCGAACCCGAAGGTAGTATTGTAACTACTAGAACTTTTAAATCTCTGGAAGACTTGGCCGTTTTAAACGCGCTTTCTTTTTCCGTTCGTTCCAATACTACAAATCATAATTATCTTTTGAGAAGGTTCGGTAAGAACCAAATTTACAGTTACCTTTCGGATTCTATCGCAATAGATGCATTAACAAAAGGGAATGTGATTTGTTATGTTGCGGACAGTTTGTATATTCTATCCATGCTGCAAAGACAACCTAGCCTGAAAGCGAACTATGTAGCGCTTATAAATCCTGTCATGGACGAATATATCAGCGCTGCATTACCTTTGAACGATCTAGTCTTTGCGGATAATTTTAATTTTTTCATCAAAGAATTAAAAAGAACAGGTGTGATAGAAGGTCTTCGCGCTAAATATTTTTTAGCAAGCGGTTGGGTAAAATAATTCGTGTTGGACTCTCCGTTTCAAAAGATCCGAATTCTCGCCCTAGTAATATTTATCTTTGCAGGCGTTTCCGTTTCCGCTCAGGAAGTGGAGGAAAAAACAAAGATAGATTTCCAAGGAAACTACAGGGTCCGCGGTTTTAATTTAGGAAGAGATATTTATACTTCCAGACAGACTCCCGTAACTCCTTATAATCGTTCCGCTTTTTTACAACAGTATAACCAAGACACTCTCACTAAGTACCAAAACGAGTTATCCGCAAGAGAGAAAGGTAATGCTAGCACTCTCAGTCCTCAGAAGGAAGATACGACTTATTACGATACAAGGATGACCTTGAATATGAACTTCTCCACTTCGAAATATTTCGAGGCGTTGGTAGGTGTTCAAATAGGTGATATTATCTTCGGCGGAAGAGGAGTTAATCAGAGCTCAAACGTAGGACCCGGGCAAGGTGGAGAAGCTAGCTTCAGTTCCGCAGTGAATATGCAGACGAACTTTCTTTATCTTAACTTTAAATTACCCGAGAGAAGTTTTACTGCAAGAGTCGGTCTGCAACTTTTCACTTCCGCACAAGGTAGAGTTGTTTTTGTACCTGGAACAGGTGTAAACTTAACCAAAGATATCAGAGATTGGAATACAACGGTAGA encodes:
- a CDS encoding RsmG family class I SAM-dependent methyltransferase, yielding MTETETSHPDFNHDPDGIQAAVKYRFSKDAEQILPLFDWELVSSFLTFLKEKNQAGGFFSKRDTNEILDRHVLESIFHIYKIRSIVGSFNSMKVGDAGTGPGIPGFFFRCLIEKERPKLVLLDSQRRKLSHTETFVKENKITGVDFLFARAEDWKTDWNLGVSRGFVPYPWSAEVLSRCIIKGGYYVPFIGKDEFDAKIEKKILTDSGFEVLKTVFLSELEFLGMRHIKVLKKVGSARQGIPRAWKLLEKESKEFYGKDRIH
- a CDS encoding ParA family protein produces the protein MGKIVSISNQKGGVGKTTTSINLAANLAAIGKKVLIVDFDPQGNSGSGLGFEINTLQNTSYELLIGESSAAECIKRTDIENLHIIPSNINLSGAEADLLGEENREYRLKDAIGHLRTEYDYILIDCPPSLGVLTINALSAADSVMITLQTEYFALEGLTQLMKIISLVQEKLNPSLELEGVLLTMFDKRTNLAQQVAEDVKSYFKEKVYTTVIPRNIKLSEAPSFGKSILSYDPDGIGAQSYRSLALEVAGKN
- a CDS encoding ParB/RepB/Spo0J family partition protein, which gives rise to MSASAKPKALGRGLGNLIPVSEEKSFKEAGGEGSLREVKLSEIRPNPDQPRRTFNEESLRELAETIKAHGVIQPIVVKDTGSGYEIISGERRYRACKIAGFVKIPVVVKKANVQQTLEMALIENIQRENLNPIEEALAYKTLSEKSGLKITDIASRVGKNRATVSNLIRLLQLPDSVMDLVKNGRISEGHARPLLSIADRKKSEQLAYQIAEKGLTVRQVEDIVANLTEEAPVREKKKSKRKEVDIVELENKFRKKYSMKVDITHNSSSGKGKLSIAYPSLDALQKVLDALGL
- a CDS encoding acyl-CoA thioesterase, translating into MSSNDSEFYYTLRVRYSEIDAQAVVFNAHYLTYFDTALNEYMRFLKYDYKGELEKNGLDFVVTRSLIEYKSPARFDEELKIYVKAGEIKPASILWNIQVRKGSDDTLVCNGELTWAFLVLESRKPAKLPEVFKNLSSKN
- a CDS encoding YaaR family protein: MKIQSQQKDPRTESRKKRDFGLSLSASIYQPVPSSVSDSQIPDSKSEFFDLVEHLLPYNQERTRDLNSLLRDLPDAERNFLKSPTYSNLEVYKRIVQGILKEVLDRNTSLETLRTRARGGSEKVYQVVQIVDDKIQTLADFIIHPENSTFDLMKRMEDIRGLLVDLMN
- a CDS encoding bactofilin family protein, coding for MAHTEEQLAVNSIIGEGAEFSGDFKLSGLLRIDGIFRGTIKTDGKVLIGKTGIVDTDIKARIVVAGGEINGNIFASERVTLLASCRMKGDIITPKVVMEEGVQFEGNCKINPTTH
- a CDS encoding M23 family metallopeptidase, producing MNLKSYLALLYYRLRYKYQDLKLKLDIKIANWNKKGKERLTVMVIPHSEQKTINFHISYRAITIFIGTILVLLLISSINVLSHSGSIHQLTELNLSNQDFIRQSAKMKEEINGLHEHVEYYHNHVGALYGRLTGDNSKVAKGIGGAEKLSLGSDKNLAPGAEVFRLKEDVHNLKVANELTQEIISILKKRKNLIRQTPSVWPVKGYVLYPYGEYLNPVTARRDFNNGLDIGAFPGSEVVATAPGTVYEIGYTRNTGYFVKVAHKFGWKTIYSNLDRVKVKANQQISKNEVLGFVGKSENSPQYSLHYEIHVGTRAIDPFAFLNQIQD
- a CDS encoding TatD family hydrolase, giving the protein MYSIIDTHCHLDIIQEQGQDIAESIKKAKESGIKKIVQIGIDLESSIRAKGLSEKFSDEEIEIFYSIGCHPTETHEFPKKEEILTLVKENVTDRKLSAIGEIGLDYYHDASTKAYQADVLHSFLEASGQYSLPVVIHSRDAAEDTVSILKEHRDKAFGVIHCFTYDYPTAKKLVDLGYYISFSGIVAFKNARDIQEAAEKLPLESMLIETDAPFLAPPPFRGKRNEPSYTKFVLEKMFSLRKESNSEVEKTLYNNSLKFTQRKAYHHD
- the serS gene encoding serine--tRNA ligase; its protein translation is MIDLKYITDNTEELKSNLELRGFKDLAVLDQLADIIQKKKVLQKEADVFREERNKASKEIGKVKQAGGDIAAASAAVKEIGDKIKKIEDDLESLESKLLEINLGLPNILDKDVPVGKNEHDNKVLYEVGEVRDYKFTPKPHFELGEALGWFNFEKGTKLAGARAYTYFGLGAKLERALANLMLETHTTEHGYTEVWVPVMVNDECMTTTGQYPKFKDEYYRLERDELNLIPTAEVPLTNLYRDEIIPEGSLPISITAHSSCFRREAGSYGKDTRGLVRVHQFQKVELVKFARPEDSEEEHKKMLSHAENILKKLGIRYRVMLLCSGDISAASSKTYDLEVWMPGLNRWMEISSVSNFKDFQARRGKIRYKSKEGKNQLVHTLNGSGLAIGRTLAAVIETYQKEDGTIDFPEALKKYL
- a CDS encoding OmpA family protein is translated as MASKIHTLSSFSIKIISVLLYYFIFAGFSVSGAEDSSSKGKVSPLKGEINTSLNEFGISLSEDGNTLYYYSKRRNSNYSDLYKSVKTKDGWSSGVEVSELNSQFDDQSPFVIENEKAIIFSSNRDGSIEFKLGNGKIGVSRDLYFATLKDGAWDKATRLPQEVNTPAIEENPFLAGSYLFFTRYPFGKVAESDIYISEYKDGSWRKAIRMESPVNTEHAEIAATLSRDSKYLYFSSNRPGGYGGLDIYKVEIKEDGTFSPAVNLGPVINSPGDEAFYTETPDGKNAYFCRLEKEGGNYDIYEFSVNEWEELKKNKKISLESIHFRTGSFEIEEESFEILDRLVAFLNENPSIKLKITGHTDLHGDPNDNLELSRNRAGAVKDYLVKKGISTGRFSTDGKGSKEPIYPEKNPETDRKNRRTEFQILE
- a CDS encoding substrate-binding periplasmic protein, translating into MKMRKQFQSAFLSVFVLFISLDLYSQTKAMPSRLDLVLSKKELVVGVNRVYEPFYIQDPKDSFPGFDMELAKLYADYLGVALKVKPLKTFRQFSDEIAAGTIDIAMAGMSTDLSRGKTVTFSDPYLLTTPAGLVNKRSLPPEPEGSIVTTRTFKSLEDLAVLNALSFSVRSNTTNHNYLLRRFGKNQIYSYLSDSIAIDALTKGNVICYVADSLYILSMLQRQPSLKANYVALINPVMDEYISAALPLNDLVFADNFNFFIKELKRTGVIEGLRAKYFLASGWVK